The following DNA comes from Ammospiza caudacuta isolate bAmmCau1 chromosome 7, bAmmCau1.pri, whole genome shotgun sequence.
GTTCTCGCAGCAGTAACGCGCTGCAGCACGCGCTCCATGCAGTGAATTAACGTGCGCTTTAATTAAATGAATTACCGTGCGCTTTCGTTAAATTAACGTCCGGCGGGCTCGGCGCGCTGAGGCAGCTCACTGCTGGGACCGAGCCTGTGCTGGGAAAGCGGCTCTGCCGCACCGGCATGTTCAGCTGGCACAAACTTCGGCATCGCGTGCTGAAGTTAGTTCTTAAAACATATTTAGTCGCTGTAACCAACTTCTAATAACTCTTCTAAGAAAACAAGTGGTTTTTTCTGCTGCGATTTGCTCTTTggatattttggattttttctttggGTGTTTAGTTCGCACAAACTTTGAGATCAGTCAAAAAACTTGCTTTGCTTCAAGTCAATATAACTAGTTACTGTGTCACTGAactatttatattaaaatttaattttctgcaaaatgagCTTTAATGGCAATATGTAGGATCTTTAATTGTGGAGTTGGCTGTCATTAATTGGGGCTTTTCAGGCCCTGAGCCTGAAATTCATGTCATTACTAGTGAGGGAATCTaagtggggaaaagaaaattatggtGAGTTAGAAATAGTTGGAGGCTTTCCTTTGTGCCATTACAGTGTATTAATCACTTCTATCAgtaattaataataatgataattacTGTATAGTGTGTCAGGTttattggtttctttttttttttagtttttttttttctggttttatgcTTTGACTTTGCATCCAGAAATTATGTGACTGGAGCAGGGGACAACATGAAAATACATTCTAGGCACATTTTTTCTGCCTTATGAATGAAGAAAGAACATACAAAAGTATCTATATATGAAATTTTTGATCCATTAAATCAGTGTCCTGCTAGTTGATGTGTTGGAACTCGGAGCAGGTTTTCCTCCTGTGTTTTTGGGTGGGTTCTGAGGAGTCAGAGTGAATTCAGACACACTTTTGCAGGGTTTAGATCTGCATTTCTCAGTGCTGAATTCTGAGGTGGGGAGGGATGAAGGAGTGCTTTTTGCAGTGTCTCTTACCCCATTCTCTGTTCCCCAGTGACCAGGTggttcctgcagcacagcccccctCCCTTGTCAGCTGTGAGAAAAAAGACAACATGCTGCCTTTTGTGGGCTTGAACAACCTGGGCAACACCTGCTACCTGAACAGTGTCCTGCAGGTGAGGCCACGGCCAGGGGGCTCCAAAAGGGACATTTGGTCCAGCacaaatggggaaaattggttTATTCTGGGTGCAGTGAAAAGGGCAGCTCATTACAGCAGGGAAATAaagatgctgctgcaggaaatgtGTGCCCTGTGGTTGTCCTGATTGGGAAATTCTTCAGTTTCCATACTCAGGGCTCCTCCCTGCTGTGACAAATCCTGGATCTTTGTGTGCCTGGGGAGGTGTGGGCTGTGTGGATTATAAATGTGCATTTATGTGTGGAATAACTTCTTATTCTAGTTATTCTCATGTTTTCAACTGTTGCTTTCAGGTATTATATTTTTGTCCTGGTTTTAAAACTGGAGTAAAACATTTATATAACATCAtttcaaagaaaagagaatCTTCAAAGGATGAAGGAgagcaaaaggcagaaaaggTAACAAATCCCCACGTGTTCTTTGTTTGTAACCTTGCAAGCCAGGCTGTCATGAATGcaaggaaaattgaaaaaaaagaactgaTTTCGGTTCTTAAAAGCTTTTCAGCACTGTTTTTTGCACTGTTGCTTCAGTTGAAGATGTATTTAAGTTGTTTTGAACTTTAGCTCAAGTTTTAAAGTCTAACAGAAGAAATTTGAGGAATATATCTGACCATGCTTCTGACACAAAGATAATTACGAAACAGTGCTTGGTGCTGAGGGAAATGAGAGTTTGGGCAaggatggtttgggattttAAACCAATGGCTAattgggcttttttgtttgtttcctccttgaaaaaaaaccaaagtacTGTCTGAAACCCACCTGCCTCCCATAGCAGACAAAAAATTCAGCCAAATATACAAAACcaagggaggggagagagaaaaatgttaatttgtGACCAATGTACCTGTTGCAAGTGTTGTTATTCCTTTTACATTGTCATTGCAGGGAGGTTGTAAAGAAGATCCCTTGGCAAGTTATGAACTCATCTGCAGTTTGCACTCCTTGATCCTTTCAGTTGAGCAGCTTCAAGCCAGTTTTCTGCTGAACCCAGAGAAATACACGGATGAATTGGCCACGCAGCCCCGGAGGCTGCTGAACACCCTCAGGTACAAATCCCCCCAAATGCTGCCAGAATTCTGACCTGACATTTCCAGGCTATTGCATTCCCCAGCTTTAGAGGCTGGTGCAAGGTGGATGGCCTTCAATTTGGGGTGGCCTTGCAGGCAGCAAGATTTGTGTGCTTATTGTTGGCACCATGGTGCtagaaatttgaaaataatttgtaaGACTGTGATGCAGAAGGGGTTTAAAACAGTGCTTAGGTACAGAAGTGTTATTAAATTACAGAgaggtttggcttggaagggaccttaaagccatgggctgggacactTCCCACagtcccagggtgctccaagccctgtccagcctggcctgggacacttcagCGATGGGCAGGATCCCCTTGGAGCTGAGGAGCTCCACTCTGGGTGTGTGTGAATCCTTAGGGCAGAtccttcccccagctctgtgaCAGAGGGGACACCTGATCCTCCATGACTTCTAAATCCCTGATTTCAGTCTCCAATCACATTCCCCAGTTAGCAGAGGATACCAAACCCGATTTCAGTCTCCAATCACATTCCCCAGTTAGCAGAGGATACCAACCCTCCTTTTTGCTCCTTTCTTTCACAGAGAGCTGAACCCCATGTACGAAGGGTACCTGCAGCACGATgcccaggaggtgctgcagtgtATCCTGGGCAACATCCAGGAAACCTGCCAGCTGCTGAAGAAGGAAGAGCTGAACAAACTGCCTGTGGAAGAGCCTGCAGCTAAACTGGAGGAGAAACCCAGCCAAAACTCTGAGAGCAATGGGGgtgtgagccctgctgaggaggaggatCCCAGCCCGGGCAGCCACAGCGGAGACGCGGCCAAGGAGAAGCTGCTcaagggaaatgggaaaaggaaaagcgACGCCGAGGGCGGCAACGCcaagaaaaaatccaaagtaTCAAAAGAGCAAattgcagcagaagaaaatcaaagaCAAACCAGGTCCAAGAGGAAAGCCACGGGAGAAAAGATGGAAAACCAAACGGATGCCATCGCCAAGTGCTCCGGGGAGAGCGAGAGCGCCAAGCCCACGCAGAAAAAGTCGCGCCTTAGGTTAAACTGGTTAAAATcctcctgcaaacagcccagTATTCTGTCCAAATTTTACAGTCTAGGAAAGTTAACTACAAACTTGGGATCCAAAGAGCCAGGGAAAGAATATGACTGTGAGTTCGAAGAGTCAGCTGTCAAGTGTGAAAATGGTGACAGTAAAGAAGAATATCATGAACCAGCGTCTCCTGTGGAAAGCCATCATGGAAAAGGAActgaaaaagaaccaaaaaaggAAGGTTGGTGCACAAGTGGATGGGCTTAAAATTAGTAGGATTAAGAAAGTACAATGCGTGGGAAGTCAGCCTTCAAactgcacagcctgcagagctctAAACACAAAATTAGGTTTTTCAGGAATTGAAGATAATTTTTaggaaagagaatttatttttataggtgtttgtaatttttttttcttttagaactTGACCTGTTTAGCTTAGATCTCGAGGCATTTCTCTTAACATTCTGTAATTGTTGTACAATATGTATAAAAAAGGCTGAATATTACCAGGTTTGTATTTACCACTAATTTTTGTCATCCATAGAGAGAGCAAGTGGATTTGAGATGTAAGGGGATATTTCTGGCAGGAGCAAACAGAACCAAACACCACTAACTATGGTTTTACACACTGTCTCTTAATCTTTCCATATTCCCAACCTTCCCAAGAACCAAGAAGGATTCAGGATGTATTAAAGATCTAATCTATTTAGATCTAATAGATACCAATTAGAAATGCTAATTGGCTGGCAGGTCTGGATTTTGTTTGTGTCAATGAAACACAAGATACATGTTGAGGGAAGGGCCTCAGTATGAATCCAGTACTTAATAATTTGGGACTTTCCACCCAccatttttttataaaaaattgaAGGAATGAAGAGTCTTTTGAGTTCTACATTTCTTCAGCAAATCTGGCCAAAACTGGCCAGTAAATTTAGGAAGGAGGAGAGACTGAGAATGAACAGAAACCAGGCAAACCCAGTGTGGTGCTCCTTGAGGAGCTCAGCAGTCCATGCTGAGGCATCAAAGCATTGATGACAACCAAAATTCCAGAATGTGACACTGTCACACTTCAAGCACAAAACAAGAACCCAATTTAGAACAGAAATTAAAGTTTGAGATCCAAGAGACAGAGGGTCCTTATTTACTTACAAGCAGATGACACCATGAAAACTGTTGGTGATTTGTTCTGCTTTTGAAttcctgtctgagctccctaaTGTCACGGTGTAACAGGGATTTTGTGAGGATAAGCAGGCTCTGAAGGGTCTCTGGAGTGAAGTGGCCCTTGCTCAGGGATGTGCCATGTGCTCTCTGCAGGTACAGAGCTGGCTGTCTTTGAGCTGGTGGAGAAACTCTTCCAGGGCCAGTTAGTGCTGAGGACCCGCTGCTTGGAGTGCGAGTGCTTCACGGAAAGGAGGGAGGATTTTCAGGACATCAGTGTGCCAGTGCAAGAAGATGAGCTTTCTAAAAGTGAAGAGAGTTCTGAAAGTAAGTaattccctccaaaaaaaaGGGTTGTGAGGTGTgttcctgcctctgccagccaTGGGGAAGGACAGTGCTGCAGTTGGAAGGAGCACGGCTCCTGTTTGTGCTGGCTAAAATTAGAGGCTGTTATCTCCTGTACTGATTAACTTTAGACTTTGGAAACATGGTGCTGATAATGTTGGCAGATCCAGATAATATTCAAATTGTTCCAGATCTTAACACATAGCTTGGACTGCCTACAATCTGTCACTTAGGCACCTGCTTTCCTACTTATGAGTAGGTATTTCCTTCGATTTGagtcttcttttttcttcctgaataagaaattttgctttttcctctttttataagaaatatttacatttttttcttagaaataaaagaaacaagaatccagctttttttttcctcagttactaaaaaaaaaattttagtattttagaTTGTTGTTATTTTAATAACAGTCGTATTATGTTTGTAAATGTTAGTCATGTGGTCTCTTTCACAAATTTTATTGATCTATATGCAGTTTTTTAGCTATTTTCAAAAGGAAGCGTGCCAAAAACACATCTTGAAATTGAGGATTTTAAGGGAATTAATTTTAGTTGCCACTGACTTAATTTGGAGCAGCTTTTCCTGATTTTGCTCCCCATTTTGCTGAAGGATTCAAAGGAAAATGTGTGGGGTGGTGTTCGTATGTGAAGTGATCCTGTCAGCAGTGTGAGGGTGGCAGGGGAGGCAAAATGCAAGAAGTGAGAGGGAACTTTCTggttattttggggatttgcCTTAATAAGTGAAATTCTGGTCTCATCCAAGCTCTCCATTTCCAGACATGGCAACAAAATTGTGTGAAAGGAGCTTTGGGAAAATCCTAATTTTGAGTAATGACATCCATTAAGGGATGTTTTCATCCCATCCTGAAATGCTCCAAAGATGGGAATACATCACATATTTCACACATACTGAGTGTTCTTTGCACTGTTGCAGGTTTGGAGTGGTCTGAACT
Coding sequences within:
- the USP1 gene encoding ubiquitin carboxyl-terminal hydrolase 1 isoform X1, whose protein sequence is MPGVLPGDSARASPSKKNRLSLKLFQKKEAKRVLDFIEAQENEPKGAELRGAEIDQVVPAAQPPSLVSCEKKDNMLPFVGLNNLGNTCYLNSVLQVLYFCPGFKTGVKHLYNIISKKRESSKDEGEQKAEKGGCKEDPLASYELICSLHSLILSVEQLQASFLLNPEKYTDELATQPRRLLNTLRELNPMYEGYLQHDAQEVLQCILGNIQETCQLLKKEELNKLPVEEPAAKLEEKPSQNSESNGGVSPAEEEDPSPGSHSGDAAKEKLLKGNGKRKSDAEGGNAKKKSKVSKEQIAAEENQRQTRSKRKATGEKMENQTDAIAKCSGESESAKPTQKKSRLRLNWLKSSCKQPSILSKFYSLGKLTTNLGSKEPGKEYDCEFEESAVKCENGDSKEEYHEPASPVESHHGKGTEKEPKKEGTELAVFELVEKLFQGQLVLRTRCLECECFTERREDFQDISVPVQEDELSKSEESSEISPEPKTEMKTLKWAISQFASVERIVGEDKYFCENCHHYTEAERSLLFDKMPEVITIHLKCFAASGLEFDCYGGLSKINTPLLTPLRLSLEEWSTRPTNDTYGLFAVVMHSGITISSGHYTASVKVTDLQSLELDRGTFLPEPAYAALKPEPLTEEEARAVAEDYDDGEVSFRLKVLGKKNVEAVGLLGGQKSKADCELCASKQPNPEKLPSAAPELRAEPSAEPRARQGEPPALAANGLENKALENKALYVLQSLKEYEGKWLLFDDSEVKVTEEKDFLNSLSPTSSSTSTPYLLFYKKIVE
- the USP1 gene encoding ubiquitin carboxyl-terminal hydrolase 1 isoform X2, giving the protein MLPFVGLNNLGNTCYLNSVLQVLYFCPGFKTGVKHLYNIISKKRESSKDEGEQKAEKGGCKEDPLASYELICSLHSLILSVEQLQASFLLNPEKYTDELATQPRRLLNTLRELNPMYEGYLQHDAQEVLQCILGNIQETCQLLKKEELNKLPVEEPAAKLEEKPSQNSESNGGVSPAEEEDPSPGSHSGDAAKEKLLKGNGKRKSDAEGGNAKKKSKVSKEQIAAEENQRQTRSKRKATGEKMENQTDAIAKCSGESESAKPTQKKSRLRLNWLKSSCKQPSILSKFYSLGKLTTNLGSKEPGKEYDCEFEESAVKCENGDSKEEYHEPASPVESHHGKGTEKEPKKEGTELAVFELVEKLFQGQLVLRTRCLECECFTERREDFQDISVPVQEDELSKSEESSEISPEPKTEMKTLKWAISQFASVERIVGEDKYFCENCHHYTEAERSLLFDKMPEVITIHLKCFAASGLEFDCYGGLSKINTPLLTPLRLSLEEWSTRPTNDTYGLFAVVMHSGITISSGHYTASVKVTDLQSLELDRGTFLPEPAYAALKPEPLTEEEARAVAEDYDDGEVSFRLKVLGKKNVEAVGLLGGQKSKADCELCASKQPNPEKLPSAAPELRAEPSAEPRARQGEPPALAANGLENKALENKALYVLQSLKEYEGKWLLFDDSEVKVTEEKDFLNSLSPTSSSTSTPYLLFYKKIVE